One Vicia villosa cultivar HV-30 ecotype Madison, WI linkage group LG5, Vvil1.0, whole genome shotgun sequence genomic window, CTTTGAAATAATCcgctaaaaataattttgaaactgcttgtctgcaattttaaactgaaaATATATGCAAACTACACTATCTCTGAAAGAGGTCGGAATAATACATCCATAGGAAAGACACAAACTGTTTCAATATTAGTTCCAAACAGAACCAATCCACAATACCGTCAACACAACGTCATTACTAAAAAATAAAAGTACTATATTCATATATAagttaatatgtaaaaataaaactaaacataACATTAATCCATAGGACTGATCCTTAACaagtaaaatataatataaatttcttctctaaacttaGCACTCTATttctaatttaatcttaaaacaaaatatgtaatcATTCAAAAGCCCATTGATTTTCGCGACGAATTTCCTCCTCTTCCTCCTTAGTGAAGTCATTCTTAATGTTGAAAGTCTTGCGAATCTCCTCCGGTGTCTTACCCTTTATCATGTCCGCCACAGTTTTACATGTAAGACCCAACAGACTCTTGATGTCCAAGTAGTTTGCAGCCAAGATGAGATCAAAGAGTGTCTGTTGATCAACCTTGACAAATTCAGCATCCCAGTTCTTGATTTCGTCCTCGTCAACAGATCTTCCATCAGATTTCCCAGCATCGACGTGCTTATTGCAGTACTCAATCACCTTGGCCAAAATCTTGCTTGTTACATTTGGAAGAGGGATTCCGGTTTCATCAGCGCAATCATCCTCAATCATATGCTTGATAGTTTGGGACTCCAACGCCACTGCTTCGTCTATTACAAAAATCTCACCATCACTACTCTTGAGTCTTGAGATTGATCTTCTTTGCTGATGTTGATGCCATTATTGTATTCTAATttcttaactttttctaattaaagagataaaaccctaaccctaaaaccTAGAAAATAGAGAGAGAAAAACAAAGGTTCTGAGTAGTATTTAAAGGATAGAGGTTCAATCGTACctaacaaaatttatttatggatttgatttgatttgatttttgaatcaaaaagatttatttttttcaaaatatttaaaagaattgCTACCCCGTAGATATTGGCTTTTCTGTTACATAGTTAACAAATAAATAAGAAATgctaaataattaatctaaaagTAATGAAACAAACTCAATTTATAACTTTTATGAAAATTCTCAGACATTATTAGATAATTTActttaattttcttaaaaaaatcaagaatagcGAAATAATTAATATTAGATATGTCATATTTAAATAtactatatttaattttttttttggtaagcaAGGGATATATTAATAGGGAGAACTAGGGGTTCTCCAACCCGAATACAAAAGCGACCCTAAGCCGACAAAAAACAATATTACGATCAATTACAATTACGACATATAAGACCAAGGATCTTTGTAAAAATCGTAAAAACTACCATTGGAATAAGTAATATTGCCGAAGgaagaccacctccaaaccaaaaATTTGATGCTACAAACCATGTTGTTTATATTCCACCATTTTAATTATACTATATTCAATCTATATAATAAGACTATCATTGCAAATCATATTTTGTAAAAGTAATTAATATTaccattttaaaattttgaataataatttttaaatattttaagttctataaattaattattaatttaatatttcaatgtaaaaattattttttaatatttaaattagattttacataaatattcaattatttaattatattttttataacttattgatttctaacctaattcaaattctaaatataatttttactataaaatagatataattagttttatattaatttaatcttaCCTTGATGTGCAATAAATTCTAGATagggataaaatatattttagatatAGTATAATTATCctatcatttttttatataaaacttttaatttaaacttttattttcatTATCAGTATGAACTTGAGATCTCCTCAGCTTAATtcgtttaaatatattttaaaattgataaattttaatttttttataagtgattttttattaaacaaCACAAAAAGGTGTTAACCCAATACAAAAGGAACAAAGACAAAACAACCGAATATAAAAAATTAACCACAAATCAAAATACAATTACACCACTACTAATTCTGACAGATTAGCAAACTAATTGTCTTTGTCAGCATATAAGCCTCTATTAGCTATAATCTAAAATTAGTTCCACCCCATGTGTTTCGGGAAACTAGCAACCagaaaaacataaagaaagaggGTTGAACAAGAAAATGAAAAACTATCACAAATGTAATCAACCACTGTTGCTTAGTCCCAACACTTCCGGAAGCAACCACCTCACCTGCCAGCCACTCAAAAATCTCATCCCACACCCAAAGAAAAGATGGAAGAGACTCTCTTCGAACTGAGAGAACATCAGACAAGTGGTAAGAGATACGTTAGTAATGACACCTCTCCGCGCAATAACTATGTTCTAGTAAGAAGGCTATTAAGAATGAAATGCCATCCGAAAATCTTGACCTTTCCGAGAACCTTCGCTTTCCATATGTTATTAATCACCTAAATTTTATCGTTGTCCAACAAAGTTCCATCAATCCTCACAAGGTACAAACTTTGATAAAAGTTCCTCATTGTTATCCTAATTACGCCACTAGATAACCGAATCACTGCATTCTGCACAGGAGAAGAATTAGCAAGAAAAAACAGCATCATTCCACTCATCTGATAGAGCCCCCAAAAAGTCTCCAGAATCCATACCTTCCAATGACCATTTGTTATGAAGACAACAAGGCCCAGCAGAATTAAGAAGCCATCTATTTTACTAAAAGACTTTATAGTAAATTAGGGAGGTGCAACTAGTGGTCTTTTATTACATTATTAATTAGTTATTGTACCGTGTTGGCCCATGGCCCTTTTAGAAGTAGAAAACCCTAATATATAATTGTATGCAGCCTCCATTAATCaatcaagaagaaaagttgttttgttttattgtcTTTTTATGTTATCTTAGATCTAGGGTTCCTTAACATTTATctatcattggtgctttcatcaatACTCTTCCTCCCTTCCATGGCTCCACCTAAACCTCCAAACCCTTCTTCCAAAGAAATTTTGGAGGAAGCTATCCAAATTTCTACATTAAACCTTAACAATGCTATGGCTGATACTCAAGAACAATTAGATGTGAGATTTGCACAAATGTCAGCATCTATTGCTCAGCAAGTAGGGGAACTTCATACAAGGTTGAATGCTGAAAAAGAGGATGAAAATTCCAAATTTGAAGCTCTCATGGCTGCCATTCAAAAGGCAGGACTGCAAGGGGATAAACAATTTAAGGTGACAGCTGCTGCTGCACAGTCTGCCTCTACTTCAGGTACTGCACaaaattcctcaaccatttctttTGGTTCTCCCCCATTCACACATACTCTCACACCAGCACACTCACCTCTTAGACCATCACCCAACAACCTGACTTCTACCCCCCAACCTGCTGTCGTGATGACGTCAGCACCACAACTGGTGACATCAGCGCCACAACTGGTGACGTCAGCACCACCTAGCCCTTTTAATACATACCCATCTTACATACACCCCCAGACTGTTTTCTTACCACCCCAGCCCCTTTCCCTTCCTTTCCCACAACCAGAATTCTACCCACAACACCATCAAATTCCTACTTTACCCCCACTCCGATCCCCTAAACTTGAACTATCCTTATTTGATGGATCTAACCCGTTGGAATGGCTTTTTCAAGCGGATcagttttttagtttttataatatGCCACCGGAGAATCGTTTATCTCTTGTTTCTTTTTATATGAAAGGAGATGCTTTAAGTTGGTTTAAGTGGATGCATCAAAATCGCTTGTTAACTACTTGGGGGTCTTTTACAAGAGAATTAGAACTTAGATTTGGCCCATCTACTTTTGAGAACCATCAAGCTGAATTATTCAAGTTAAAACAACTAGGATCTGTTATGGAGTATCAAACTAAATTTGAGCAACTTGGCAACAAGGTTATTGGGCTGCCAGCTGAAGCAATTTTAAATTGTTTCATATCAGGATTACAATTGGAAATTCAAAACGAATTGGCCATTCACAAGCCCACCACTATATCCCAAGCCATTGGCCTTGCTAAATTAATAGAGTCTAAGCTTAAAGACTCAAAGCCCAAATTTTCCAAATCTTTTCCCACAAATTATCCCAAACAGCCCTTACCTCATCCAACCCTCTCAAATCCCAAAGCCCTCTCTTCACCCACACAAAACAACCAATATCCTCCAAAAACCCCCACAACACAGCAGCCCAAAACACCAATTCGTAAGTTAACTCAGGCCCAATTACAAGAGCGACGCGCGCAGGGACTTTGTTTTAATTGTGACGAAAAGTTCTTTACTGGCCACAA contains:
- the LOC131601365 gene encoding SKP1-like protein 1A isoform X3 — encoded protein: MIEDDCADETGIPLPNVTSKILAKVIEYCNKHVDAGKSDGRSVDEDEIKNWDAEFVKVDQQTLFDLILAANYLDIKSLLGLTCKTVADMIKGKTPEEIRKTFNIKNDFTKEEEEEIRRENQWAFE
- the LOC131601365 gene encoding SKP1-like protein 1A isoform X2, translating into MVIGSSDGEIFVIDEAVALESQTIKHMIEDDCADETGIPLPNVTSKILAKVIEYCNKHVDAGKSDGRSVDEDEIKNWDAEFVKVDQQTLFDLILAANYLDIKSLLGLTCKTVADMIKGKTPEEIRKTFNIKNDFTKEEEEEIRRENQWAFE
- the LOC131601365 gene encoding SKP1-like protein 1 isoform X1; translation: MSGMMLLKSSDGEIFVIDEAVALESQTIKHMIEDDCADETGIPLPNVTSKILAKVIEYCNKHVDAGKSDGRSVDEDEIKNWDAEFVKVDQQTLFDLILAANYLDIKSLLGLTCKTVADMIKGKTPEEIRKTFNIKNDFTKEEEEEIRRENQWAFE